The sequence below is a genomic window from Vespula pensylvanica isolate Volc-1 chromosome 1, ASM1446617v1, whole genome shotgun sequence.
cttagCTTTATTGTTATCACTATTGTCATGTTATATTAGCATATTATGGAATAtcaaaaatcatatttttataatcatgtTGTTAATACTAATTTAATACATGGTagtagaaaaatgaattatcttAGGTATGGATGTAAGAGTTTTTGTGAGAGATAAGACCAAGATACCAGAAAATGTTAGAAACAAAGTGGATATAATTATTGGAGATGTCACCAACGATACAGATGTTTCAAAAGCTGTAGCTAGTAGAGATGCCGTTGTTGTTGCACTTGGTACTAGAAATGATCTTAGTAAGAatcatatcattattaaatttataataaatataaagtttacttattcaaataaacacaaaaatcctttaaatgtaatataaataaatattatttttaattgccATAAGAACCAACTACTGTACTATCAGAaggtatgaaaaatataatagaggCTATGAAGACGCATAAGGTTGAATTGGTTTCTGTATGTTTATCAggtaaaatatcatttcaagGTTATCACAAACATGCAGAAATCCTGcccataaaattaaaatttttctgttttcttttcttttttttttttttttttatatatatagcatttttattctataagcCTGATGCTGTACCAGTTATATTCAAAGATCTGAATGCAGATCATCAGCGTATGTTCGATCTTCTGAAAGAAAGTGGATTAAAATGGATTGCCATATTACCACCACATATTTCTAGTATAGAAACatcctcttttctattcttttatcttttaaaattcaaccaatccaattattattattatataattattgcaattattttacaggtacagaaaatttaaaatatattataaaacatgaCGAATCCCCAGGTCGTGCCATTTCAAAATATGCTTTGGGTGCATTTCTTGTCGATTGTCTCGAACAATCAGatcattatcaaaaaatatgtgGTATTGCAACTGGCtcataattatgaattttgGTCTCATAGAAAACTATATGCACATTATTAGTATTGTAATCTATTTGTACATTACTCACACAAATCAgtcttttgaaaaaatgatgggaaatataataaaatcaattgataaaattattataacatcaaaataaatatgtatgatattGTAACATAATTATGCTAAGCAGGTTATCAGAATAAAACTTCAATCTACCAAAATgtctatttaaaaatcataaaagtaacagttaatatatatatatatatatatatatatatatatatatacaaagcagaaaaaattatttatgtacaaattttctattagcTTTTAATacttaaatgtaaaaattggTGCACTAATATCCTACATATATTGattcaaataaaagagaattcaaaaatatggtcaaaatcaataaaatacaCATGCAGGAAATATTTGTAACATTTGATACTTAAAGACATATAATCAATCATTTCATAGATTAGTCATAATTCACTCAGGAATAAGATCAAGGATTATTATTGTGATTGActattttcgtaaaaataataaattcaaatgcAAAAaggtattttgaaaaaatctgtaaaatgtaattatcataattttttaaccaTGTGTGTTTTTTGAGATAGCAttcttatatcaaaatattcaaatactaATTGTGGCATTGGAGGGGGTGGGGGACCAGAAAAaagtgtatttttttctttctgttttgcTTCAACTATGGTAGTAGGAGgtagaaattttctatatccaCACGTTTCGATGGGGTCACAAATCGTATatccatttttaatataaaatagttctTGACCTTTTGTTATCAAGTATACTGTTTTGAAACCTTTCCTTGCCACATATTCTTCCGTCCCACGTAACAATCTAGATCCCAATCCTTGAGCTCTGGATTTGTAATCAACTAcgactgaaataaaaatataaattatatgtattaatattctaaaattcttacaaaaataatcatttgcAAAACTTTACCTGATTCAATGTAACAACTGTGACGTACTTTAGGTATCAAAGATACTTTGCAATGACCAAGAACTCGACTTTCTCTATCTAATAAAACTAGACATGTAGGAAAGTCGTCACAAGATACCTTCAAAGACTTTAGTctgcaataaaaaagaaaaaatactaataacgatgaaatgaaaaatgttgttTTACATGATGCTTTAATGACATTAATAACTATTCAATTCTCATATTtaaagataatgaaataacGTACCGAGCTGTTTCACTTCTTGGCCATTCTGTATTGAGCAATTTACAACATTCTTTAACTAATTCTGGCCTATGGTGAAGTGGAATAACATCGTAccatatatctgtatatacatCATTTgacattttctataaataatatgtgaATTAGACGTGATCattttacgtataaatatataaaaaaaaaatccattatctaatataatatcaaattacaataatatatatgtaaataactATAACAGAAAttgtaaatgatatatatatatttatatgcaatACTCATGTacttcaaaataatttatatagatctATAAAACACccgtttaaaaatatgaaaattaaacaaatttcatatatatctgaaatttattttgaacaaatatatatatatataaaataatatgaaataatagttcacaaatacataaatactttgataaaatttcaaaactaTTAATTATCACTAGAGTATTACAAAGATATTACaaatacttatttaattaCGGCTGCATTATGATACGACATATTTGTCATATACATCGACCGTTGgaagaatttcaatttttatgacGATTTTAATAGATAGAACATCGTACAGGTAACTctaactttaaaaatattcttcaaatCACTCTTATAAATACAATGCTAAAAATGATTCAGGGGAAAAGGGGTGAAGAAAGCAAAGAgggtagaaaaataaaaaaaaaaaaaatcacgttcACCAATAGAATGATCGCATTGTAGCAGGTGCCTTATCGTAAAATGTCCTTaccctttatttctttttttatacgatgaGAACTTGACACACTATTCGAAAGGTCACTGTTCTCCACCTGCACCTCGTGCAGAAATAGCGATCAAACCAGTTTCATTCGGTACCAGGAGAACGATATTTCTGTTAAACGTGTATCCCCCACcgttatgtaaaattatttccacCACGCCTCacgaatacttttttttcatcttaataCGTTGATCGCCACGCGTCATCCATATTAGGGTGATCGATAATAAGCAATAGAGCAGATTTCTaatgagaaacgaacgaaatacacacaaaaaaaatttacgaggTTTTGTGTCTTgagaatttatcaaaaatacaaCTATGCGTTAAAATCGTTGTCGCAACAGCTGATACGCTAACTACGATGATCCACGGATTTATGTTCGACTATTAACGTATTCAATTTCaccattctttatttataacaaatttacatacatttttcatgATCGCACATTTTCACGCTCTTTTCCAAAAGTATTCTCATGACGTTATAATcaaattaagagaaaatccTGCTTTTCACAAAATTCCACGTTACCTTAGGACGCCATTAATAGAATAGATTTTCATCAATTTCATATCtatattctctatctttcccgATAAAGAGCAAAGATCAATGAATTCAATGTTATCAAATGCatcacgcacacacatacacatagaaatatcttttagattatttaatttttttcgtattgGACAATTTATCGAATATGTGCTATCAAATACGATAATTTCCAATGTGTGACATGTGACAGTCGAGCACGTTATAATCGCACATGTCTTAGCCAAAGCCGGGGTAATCTCCCGCCAAAACCGATCGACTGTCAGGTTGCTTCgtcgtatttaatatattcccccttttttctttttaattctatttctgTCCTGTTTCGTCTCCAACGATATATCTGTATGTCAACTATCTATTAGTACGAGCTTTAAGACCTCTTTTCGTATCACGACTGCCCCATTTTTCTTAATAGCCTTCATCCTAAATGTGGACTTGGCCTGCtttcacgtatatatatatatatatacacacacacacatatatatatatataaattatttagtaGGCTTTCGcttttgtatgtattatatacatgcgTACATTGCCTACGGCACGTGTATGCCTAAACTCTATTCGAAGAGTCAACGATGCGAATAATGCAAAAAAAGATTGATCCtacgcgtgtgtatgtgtatgtgtgatgaCATCACATTttatgatctctctctctctctctctctctctctttctctcactctctttctttttctttctctctctgcgtCATCTCTTCTTTGTTGTTTGTCTTACGTCATTGAGCGAGACATTCCGtccaataaaaagaatgaacgcTTCTTGATGCTTTTTCGAACGTGCTCAACGTACTTATATTTTCGCGCGATTTCTAACAAAGAAGAACGTACAGCCATTTTGTAATTTAGGCTGTTCTTCACTTTTCGCTTGTAGCGTATGCGACTTCAGCGACAGGTATGGGCAAAATACGAACTACAAGCACAATAGGAAAATACTGTCCTCTTGATGAGCCTATTGCATCAGTGCATAAGCTTGTATAGGTTATAATCCTTTACGCGTAAGCTAATAATCGAGTTAGGTTTGAGAAATTTTTGTATGTGGTAAAAATAGTAGTACATCTGACAGACTctgtactttttattttctaagttaaatttatacaaataatcaATGTATATTTAAGCAATCATTAGTTCGATATTAATTCCGATGATATAGGaaacatttcaaatataacatataagaTAGAAGATAATAGCAACAATggtgaatttatttttttatattattactgttatttaaatattaaaaaacaaatctaaGACtgtaataagagagaaaagaaatttctcctttcttattaaaacgtatctaaatgtttattaataattatgtacatatcattaataaatatgaataataaagaaattaaaatttttcaatgcgtttctttaagaaattattttagaatctactatatctaatttatttatccatcGAAATGTGAATTGTAATGTAGCAGCAAGTTGGCAAGTTAACAGTTGagtatttcgttaaaaattaaaaagaaaaaattgttgaaaacgcattgaaatatgcagccattcgcccgatAATACTTGCGTTATACAATCTAgatttagattttaatatatcgtaaataataccgacccaggtctcaCCGCGAGGAGGGTGCTGCTTATGGAGACCCACGAGTTAACGGTGACCATTTAAAAATCTATCctattaaaagtatatagaaataatttgtacTTTTCAATCGTTCGTTTACCGTAACACGGTACAAGTGAAAAACATGGTATACGTTGTAGTATTTTTGGTCGATCTTGCGTACCTTTCATCAATGCGATTTTGGTGTTTTCCACAATTGCCATTTCCTATTCATTtcgtgatttaaaaaattcctaATTTAATGGCCTCAATAGCACTTgattttaaagagaagaaagaaaataaatgtaatataaagaaaataaatgtgtgtatattgtTTACGTGtgtttaatgataatattctGAATTGGATTGAATTTAactttaaacaaataaaagaaaatgagaaatttaattcaaaattattactatcaataatatatgaaataatatacttcacgtatctttttaaattgttcaaataattctaaaataatcaaaagtaTAATTCACTTAAGCTTACCCGTTTGAAAAGAGCACGCGTGCTTCGGTCTTTACTCGTCGACATCCAAAAGAAAACTGTTTCGATACAGTCAAACAATAGTCAGTGAACAGattgtttttgtttacaaGCAACGACCGCGCGATTAGATTTTAactctatttaaatattaattctattgtattttatatttaacgcgtTTTGgagatattacaaaaatttactAATATCTCGAAAACTAAAACTCTTTGGCACGATTCGTTGAagatgtattttctttttttttttttttattataatattatcttttgaaAGCTCATTAAAATGCCTGAATAAGTTATTGTGGCTTCACCGTGGAGCATTGTGAAACGTGTTTCTTTGCATTTGGCATGGATCAGAAAATCTGTTTATCAGTTTACTCACACAAACAAGGAAGCAGTCGTTTACTTCATAGAAACAGAACACACACAACTCAAGGgtttatatgaaaatcagtAGTGGGGATACGAGCTTCTCCTCTTTTGTCGCATAGTTCAAGGGGCGCCACTatacaaaactttttttttatgaaaaatgtcgaaaacaGTGTTTACGCCAACAACGATTCCAATTGTAATAGTTAAccgatttttatgaataagGTCTTATcttaaagatgaaaatttaagCGAGGATACGGCTTTTTCAAATGTTTAAGAAAGCTTTATTTTTAGGGATAAACTATTCTCGAAAGAACGCCATATTTtgacacgatttttttttttaaagaaaataaagctttttcaaaaattcgaaaatgcCATATCCTCGCTTAAAacttcatctttaaaatgaaagctttttttatcaaaatcgtTGAAGAATTACACCCTTACTCATTGTTGgcataaatcattataaaactaGAGATGAtgaacaaatttaaaaaaatttataaatttggaATATGACGTTACGTAAGCGTgcatttgaattatttttactgctatcaaagatatatatatatataaagttctattaaaaatagtaCATTAAAAACTTTCgtcatttgtaatttattttcataatattttgaaCAGGATTGTtcattgtttgtttttctctatcccattttttttctctcaaataaaatcaatcgaacAGGTGCATTACTCGGATTCATCGAACGTGCAGGTCCATATATTTGATGGTATATACAATATTGTCTAATACCTATTACCACTTGGTTACTGTTTAGGTAAACTGAGTTAGATGGCGGTGAAGGCGTAACCTATGTTTAACGAAGCATCGCTTCGTAACATAGTGCATATACGGTGtagaacgataataatttgtgAAAAAATGGAACAGCTGATTCGTGTGAAGTTATgtcgtatttataataaaacaaagtttATCAGATAAATCTAATCATCCATCTACATCGATATAACTTTATTAAACGGTAATTCTTGTCAtggatatgtgtatatataaatgaaactcTCCGCTTTGAACTTTTATTAAACTATACACTGCAGTTGAGTGTAAACATGGCCGTCGTTATGCATTGTGATGATCGTTGGCTTCAATTTATATCCAAACATGTCTTACAGTACAAACATGGAAATGATGGGTGAAAGGCATGTTTAAGAAGGACCaaggtaataaaattaattttgattgttAATAATTCGAATGTTTGCATGTTAACATCGATGTGGGTCATGGATTTAGTTTCCTTCAATGTTAAACATTTTACATTCGGAATATGTTTACGTGCTATAGTATAGaaagattatcttttttctttcatttttacataaatacgaaagaaaaaatttcaatggtAATATTGATGATAAAAGACTTGCTTTTATAATACAGAATATTCAgtattgttttgtttttacacAGTAGTATTTTCTAATGtgatttttctaatttgatgtttttttatagaacatttaatttttcaaaaagttaacggattttttctttgtaacaaATGTTCACGATTAtgtcagatttttttttttcgtaagttttatatattatttatacttttatttcacAAATAATACTTTGCTGATGTGTTTGTAAACAGTCAATATATTTGCTTCTATTGtgattttgtaattaattttaatttatgtcATACTcattaaagaattataaataaacaaaaataattgttatatgtaAATGTTAAAACAACTGTTAAAATCTTTTGATATGGTAATTTCAGGTTGGTAGTTGAACTATGAATGTATTGAGGATTTTAACTCCATGTGCATTGCAAAGTAGAGAAACAAGGGAAACAAATAGTGATAATAAAAGAGGTTGCTGGTTCATGAGTGGATGGGGAGAAGATGCTTCTCATATGATCCATAGAATGGGTGCATCCGCATCTTCAAGTGTTGCAAGTGTTGGTGGAGATTCAGTTCAAGCAGCTAGGCTTTCGCCTTCTGGCAACTATGATCAACATGGACTTGCAATTAGGTAtgaagtatattatttaaatggaaaataCTTAATAcactaattatataataaatttgtttatatctttattatagagaaagaaaaaagaaaatgacaggATTTGCTACACtacgtaaaaaatttattaggaAACGTCGTTCGTCTAAAGTATGTGATCACGGCAGGATTTTTAGAGACATGATATCAACATGGAGTCATTTAGAAGCAATAGCACTTTTAGAAGAGTACGAAGCCTTAGCTGCTTTAAAAGATCTTCATGTCCAAGCAGAATTAGCCAGACCTCCAGCTGCTACATTTAAACAAGATTTATCTTTATTGTACGACTACAAGCAGTGTTCCGATGCCGATCTTGTCTATCAAGGTGCATGCTTTCCCATTCATAGGGCCATATTATCCGCACGTTGTCCATATTTTAGGGATTTATTAGCAGGATACCCTGGTATATATATccaaaatctcttttttataaattattttagaattaacaattaatacgTGTATTATGTTACTTTCTTACTATAGGTTATGGTGCTCGAATATGTTTAGATTTGAGAACACCTAATTTAGAAGTTCAGACATTTTCTGCTTTATTACGATACCTCTATACTGGTGATATTTGTCCACATGATGCAACATTTGgaacaaatatattacaacGACTTGGCGAAGAATTTGGGACATTGAATCCTTTAGAACAAGATCTTAGATACTTACTTGATACCGGTGATTATGCTGACGCTGCATTAGTATTTACATCAGATAGCGATTGTCAAAGGCCAGACAGCGGGTGTTCTGAGTATGGATTTCGACCAAAATTAGAGCTACCATGCCATAAAGCAATACTTTCTGCGAGATCGccattttttagaaatttgatACAAAGACGTACTAAGTCGGGAGAAGATCGTACGGAAAGAACGCTACATATACCTACTAGAATAATTTTGGATGAAAGTGTAATACCGAAAAGATATGCTAGAGTTCTATTACATGCAGTTTATTTAGATACCGTTGACCTCTCATTAATACTAAGAGGTAATGGTTGTGGAAATAGTGCTGGTAGTCTTGGTGAGGTAATTAgactatttatataataaattattataatataatatttcttaaacgttacaatataaattaataggtGCAGGCATTAACTCATACAGGGAGAATGAGACCAAGTCCTTTAGAAGAAGCAATGGAATTATATCAAATTGGTAGATTTCTTGAGTTAGACATATTATCTCAAGGCTgtgaagatattattttagattgTCTGACATTAGAATCACTTCCAACAGTACTCAAGTAagcttatttaaaaaaacaaaaattacaatattattatgcaTATAAAATACAAGAGTATCTCCAGATACAATATTTTAGCTTCGTTTATCAAAGACATATAAGTtcaagtataaatatattgtaattaaaaataattgaaaataattatcctttctcttttacagaTGGGGTAGTCAACCTCATGGATCTGCATGGGTACACAGACAAGCATTACATTATTTAAGAGAAGAATTTCAACCAATTGCTTCTTCAACGATTCTTCATCAATTGGATCATGCTCATTTAGTAAATGTGTTGCAAAGTCATTTTCTACAAGCAAGTGAGTTGGAAATATTACAGGCAGTTTTAAAATGGGGCGAACATGAATTGGTTCGGCGCATGGAAGATAGAGAAccaaatttattaaatcatacaGTACACTCTGTCACAAGAAAGggagttaaaaagaaagatcttaGTGACATTGAATTACGAGAAATACTTAGTGAACTACTACCACTTGTTAGAATTGATCATATCTTACCACACAACAGTGAAATATTAACTCAGGtgatatattcttttccaatcattaaatataatataatatatatacacgtataacttatttttttataaataaaattattcaaaatataataaagaacataatcattgattatttttctattccctATTAGGCTATCAGAAGAGGCTTGGTTTCTACTCCTCCTAGTCATATGATAGGAGATGGAAGGGATAGCATACATACAAATGCTTGGATAAGAggtggaaaaaagaatggtTTTTTTGTTAGACCAAGATTATTCATGCCTTATTATGAAGAAATTAAGGTAAGAGTATGAGTAAATTATGAGCAAAATATTATGAGTAAATAAAggtaattatattgtatataaaacatttctacatcatatatatatatatatatatatatatatatatatatacacaatatataatatattaaatacatttttttttttagtctttAGTCGAAGAACAGATAGTTCAAGATACGGATCTTGTCAGATTACAAAGAACGCGATATGTTGCGGATATACCGGACGCACTATATATGGTTGATGAAAAACCAAGAACTATGGGCACTGCTGGTGTAGATGTTCTTGCAGCTGCATTTCCAGGTACTTAATTtgtcatttattctttttaatatttttctctgtaccaatcctttttctttctatcaattttatttcaaattaagtaaagtgtgtatatacatgatacttttaaataatatatttcaatatatattaattggtTTCTAATAATCTATACAATTCTTATaggaatgtattatatacattgtatattttttcatttttcatttttttaatttttttttatttttttttttataaataaacgatactatatttaaaatgtattatactaCGTAAAATATTTAGTTCCAGATTCATCAACAATGGCTGCAATGCTTAAACGGGAACAAAAATTAAGGCAATCTCCAAGTTGTCTACGAGCTATAGATCTACCTTTATCTTCGCGAAGCGAAATTAATAGGCAAGTGCGCCTAAGAGTCGTTAGAGAATTCAATTTACCAGATGCAGTAGCGGATATTTTAGAAGtaagtataatttttcttagaaattcaatttgtttagtacataatatttatgttgTAGTATTTTATTccgtaaatattatttccgtAAAtagttgtaataattatatcatgttataatttaaaatacatttaattcaagtcagatataattttatcataataaccaatttttttttgcaaatgtCTGCACTATATGTAACAATTTCTTATTGCCTACAtcgtttgtttctcttttaaacaATTCTGCAGcgttttccatatttttcatCTCAGAATGACTAGTACGAGAAGCTTGTATTACTTGCACCATCATAATGCATTGTGCAAATTTCATAGGTGCACATTTATTCAACAATTCCAGGAATTTACTTTTACTATACTGTTCTGTGTCtacttttaacatttttaaaacgtcGATAAAGGAATCATAATACAAATCAATCATATCATCTAAGTTATTATCAATAACTTCTTTCTTAGCactagatattaaaaaaaatataagatcttCTACACCATAGCTATAAATACAAAGTTGAAAGTCAACTATTTTCATATCAGTTATATGTCCAGAAGAATCGTGACAAAACAACATATTGTTGACCCAAAAATCTTTATGTACTATTGTTGCCCATAAATCATCTTTTTCAGTTTCATTACCTATGTTCATAGATTTTAATGTAGCTTCGACACTTTCCATATATGGTTTAGCCTCTTCTAAATGTTTTAAATCCTCATGTGCCTTATGAATCATATCCATAACACATTTTACGGCAGTTTCATTAGTTGGAGATACTAAAACTGGTAGTATAGTGTTTTCGAAGAAATCtcgtctatttatttttaaaccaATGATCATAGCATGTAACTTTGCCAATTCTTTAACAGCACGTTTAACATGTTCTAAATCCATTCCCATAATTCGATCTTGAACCGAGTAACCAGAGGATTTAAGATTTTCTAAAATGATAACAGCCTGAAGATCAAATTTGTCAGGATTTTCTAAGCCTAATCTTCCGCCAAAGTAGCGCGGTACAAATACTTCCTCTTGTAAATTAGACGAATGGTAAATATCCTTTAGAGCTGGGACAACGTcactataaaattttaattcttttttaaatgtcaGTGGactattaaataaatctacaAGATATGCAGATTTTGGCGGAAGTTTTGCAACTACGTTCAACGTCTTTGAAGACAAATTTTCTATAGTATTGACAGTAACAGCCAATATCAAACTGCCAAAATTTTCTCCTGGATCAGTTAAATGTTTCcatgttacattttttatttttaaaccaGAGCCAAGAGATTGTCTTATAAGTCCTTCAAAATCTTCTATTGGTAGTGACGTTTCTAGTTCGCACATTTCTGCCCTATAAAAAAGCATATAACCGTTCTTTATCATCATATTTTAACGAAAgtaactataaaaataataaaagtaaaagagaattattatttaaaaaaagtttatgaaatataagagttatgaaatataagagaaaaacgtaTTTTTCTTATGATATAACGAAGGCGCTTTCGCATAAACTACACAATAGGGAAAGTAAAGTTTTATCTAACGATATATATCATACTAGTACAAAATGTttactaattaaaaaagtCAAATGGGAGTGGTGAATACGATAGAAATGATGAAATATCAACGATTATTACAtacacttttatataaatattttttaaaagacgaaatatatatatacgcacacacacacacacatatacacatcacTTCtggtaatttttaaaaatattttatagtatcactaaacttgataaaaattttagttGATTTCACCTCATATCAAAGAGATCAATAGACAGATAAATCGATATCATCGAACATGTATTATCATGCACAtataaacgatttcttttgtattgctttcgaatgaataaaaaatgagaactCTTGCTCGCAAGAGTTGTATCACTTTTGCGTTGTATTGTTCTTCGCGTTTAACATGAATATTTAACAGATAGAAACTATTTAACATAAGCGATAAACTAAAAAAagcgaaaattatttatctctctaagaaatataagattctcgttaatatcgtatataattatttttaattcattaattttatattatcggGTATCAAAAAGTAAGATTATCAACTATCATTTAACCGTACGATGTTTAATAACgtgaacaaataatattaatcacaGTGAGATTAACATGTActtaaaaaaatctatcacGTAGTAATTGACGACGTAAGCGATCTCTGTTCTGTCAATAAATTGATATGAGAAATCAACGTAATGATGGCCTAGTTATAAAATGACTATTTTCCATCGTGATACTTACTTCATCTCTCTATGGTTATCTTTTAAAcgttaaatgaataaattggTACTTGATGTTAGAattctatgatatatatatatatatatatatatatatttgtttgcaATTTAACCACTATAAGCAATTCAATGATTGGATAAGACCTATCGTATAACGAGCAATACATTCTACGTATCTTATCGATATagcatttttttaaaaagagtaaaagctTCAACGGGTTAATACAATTCT
It includes:
- the LOC122632020 gene encoding uncharacterized protein LOC122632020 isoform X1, whose translation is MAEMCELETSLPIEDFEGLIRQSLGSGLKIKNVTWKHLTDPGENFGSLILAVTVNTIENLSSKTLNVVAKLPPKSAYLVDLFNSPLTFKKELKFYSDVVPALKDIYHSSNLQEEVFVPRYFGGRLGLENPDKFDLQAVIILENLKSSGYSVQDRIMGMDLEHVKRAVKELAKLHAMIIGLKINRRDFFENTILPVLVSPTNETAVKCVMDMIHKAHEDLKHLEEAKPYMESVEATLKSMNIGNETEKDDLWATIVHKDFWVNNMLFCHDSSGHITDMKIVDFQLCIYSYGVEDLIFFLISSAKKEVIDNNLDDMIDLYYDSFIDVLKMLKVDTEQYSKSKFLELLNKCAPMKFAQCIMMVQVIQASRTSHSEMKNMENAAELFKRETNDVGNKKLLHIVQTFAKKNWLL
- the LOC122632020 gene encoding uncharacterized protein LOC122632020 isoform X2, translating into MCELETSLPIEDFEGLIRQSLGSGLKIKNVTWKHLTDPGENFGSLILAVTVNTIENLSSKTLNVVAKLPPKSAYLVDLFNSPLTFKKELKFYSDVVPALKDIYHSSNLQEEVFVPRYFGGRLGLENPDKFDLQAVIILENLKSSGYSVQDRIMGMDLEHVKRAVKELAKLHAMIIGLKINRRDFFENTILPVLVSPTNETAVKCVMDMIHKAHEDLKHLEEAKPYMESVEATLKSMNIGNETEKDDLWATIVHKDFWVNNMLFCHDSSGHITDMKIVDFQLCIYSYGVEDLIFFLISSAKKEVIDNNLDDMIDLYYDSFIDVLKMLKVDTEQYSKSKFLELLNKCAPMKFAQCIMMVQVIQASRTSHSEMKNMENAAELFKRETNDVGNKKLLHIVQTFAKKNWLL